A single Prevotella sp. E15-22 DNA region contains:
- a CDS encoding sensor histidine kinase KdpD, producing MMKRSFRHIIYMVVTLLVFVSCQQSRHHLSSQEQDVNWTDSAYSLYKQIERYANLDIQDSLISETPHVLTFCREHEQWYWYYYTWCIMAETLTWNNRFDEAMAEAKNMHDDALKRHDGFGQALANRVIALVYGVKGDMSVAVDYFQKALKVYPEDSSFPPKIDIYTYLCSCLDELGKAKETDATLNQWKAYLDSKYQANTDSTRIPNFGNYYFLFFKTRYQFDLSQKDYAKAAADLDSAEYYEALEGNQIKAVIQLLTLRSDLASIQNDYQQALAYNDQAIRLSDSAGLNASFLMNATATRIRIYEQQEDYKNAFLAFKTYAELKDSMIHADNQEQLNELNKRFEVDELKAQQEHEKIAHERTFSRLMMMIAAIIVLSLFIFTYYRHRAAKRLEVAYDALKIANMRAEEASRMKTNFIQQISHEIRTPLHILSGFTQIVTTPGVELDEQTKNEANEQIAENTNRITSLVNKMLELSDASSNVVISRDDTVPAIQIALQAVEDTRINDSEGVVFTQSVADNVSELLLTTNLASATRALSLILDNARKFLVKPNEPVKGAVTLRVNMNGSFVRYEVEDTGIGVPREEAEHIFEEFVQLDENYNGTGIGLSVARSIARRLGGDVILDTYNREQGSRFVLTLPCSKNA from the coding sequence ATGATGAAGAGGAGTTTCCGACATATTATTTATATGGTGGTGACTCTGTTGGTATTCGTTTCGTGCCAACAGAGTCGCCACCATTTGTCTTCGCAGGAACAGGACGTGAATTGGACCGATTCGGCCTATTCGCTCTACAAACAGATAGAGCGCTATGCCAATCTGGACATCCAGGACTCGCTGATCAGTGAGACGCCGCATGTGCTCACCTTCTGTCGTGAGCACGAGCAGTGGTACTGGTATTACTACACCTGGTGTATCATGGCCGAGACGCTCACCTGGAACAACCGTTTTGACGAGGCCATGGCCGAGGCCAAGAATATGCACGACGATGCCCTGAAGCGCCACGATGGTTTTGGACAGGCGCTGGCCAACAGGGTGATTGCACTGGTCTATGGCGTCAAGGGTGATATGTCTGTGGCTGTGGACTATTTCCAAAAGGCGTTGAAGGTCTATCCTGAGGACTCCTCTTTCCCTCCAAAGATTGATATCTATACCTACCTTTGCTCGTGTCTTGACGAACTGGGCAAGGCCAAGGAGACGGATGCCACGCTGAACCAGTGGAAGGCCTATCTTGACTCAAAATATCAGGCCAACACGGACTCTACGCGTATCCCTAACTTTGGCAACTATTATTTCCTGTTCTTCAAGACGCGCTATCAGTTTGACCTCAGTCAGAAGGACTATGCCAAGGCTGCTGCCGACCTGGACTCTGCTGAATACTACGAGGCGTTGGAGGGCAACCAGATCAAGGCCGTGATTCAGTTGCTCACCCTGCGTAGCGACCTGGCTAGCATCCAGAACGACTATCAGCAGGCGCTGGCCTATAACGACCAGGCTATCCGCCTGAGCGATAGTGCTGGACTGAACGCCAGTTTCCTGATGAATGCCACTGCCACTCGCATCCGCATCTACGAGCAGCAGGAGGACTATAAGAACGCTTTCTTGGCCTTTAAGACTTACGCAGAACTGAAGGACTCGATGATTCATGCCGACAACCAGGAGCAGTTGAACGAACTGAACAAGCGCTTCGAGGTTGACGAGTTGAAAGCGCAGCAGGAGCACGAGAAGATAGCGCACGAGCGCACCTTCAGTAGACTGATGATGATGATTGCGGCCATCATTGTGCTGTCGCTGTTCATCTTCACCTACTATCGTCATCGCGCTGCCAAACGTTTGGAGGTGGCCTATGATGCCCTGAAGATTGCCAATATGCGGGCCGAGGAGGCTTCGCGCATGAAGACCAACTTCATTCAGCAGATCTCGCACGAGATTCGTACGCCTCTTCATATCCTCTCTGGCTTCACGCAGATTGTCACTACGCCTGGCGTGGAACTGGACGAGCAGACCAAGAACGAGGCTAACGAGCAGATTGCCGAGAACACCAACCGCATTACGAGCTTGGTGAACAAGATGCTGGAACTGAGTGACGCCAGCAGCAATGTGGTGATTAGTCGCGACGATACGGTGCCTGCCATTCAGATTGCCCTGCAGGCTGTCGAGGACACGCGCATCAACGATAGCGAGGGCGTGGTGTTTACGCAGTCAGTGGCCGACAATGTTAGTGAGCTGCTGCTGACCACGAACCTCGCCTCTGCCACACGTGCCTTGTCGCTGATTCTCGACAATGCACGCAAGTTCCTGGTGAAGCCCAATGAGCCCGTAAAGGGTGCAGTGACTCTACGCGTAAACATGAACGGCTCTTTCGTTCGCTACGAGGTGGAGGACACTGGCATCGGCGTTCCTAGGGAGGAGGCCGAACATATCTTCGAGGAGTTTGTGCAATTGGATGAAAATTATAATGGAACAGGCATTGGCCTTTCCGTTGCCCGTTCCATTGCGCGCCGTCTTGGTGGTGATGTCATCTTGGATACTTATAATCGTGAACAAGGCTCGCGCTTTGTGCTCACCCTGCCTTGTTCCAAGAACGCCTAA
- a CDS encoding IS3 family transposase yields MSRLYTRDAKAYPVTSQCELLGVSTQAYYKHGNSQMRKLAEETFVVEFIKNIRKKDRGMGGGPLWHKYTDTFGEEHSVGYNRFYDIIDKYGLKVRKKKRRTRTTDSDHDLPLYPNLVKKLIPLRPNQLWVSDITYMVVYLNGQTGEYDFCYLSLVTDYYTKEIIGWCVGDTLEAKFAINALNMALKRLGGNPAHDLIHHSDRGVQYASYAYTDILKANNIKISMTECGDPKENAVAERVNGIIKNELLMDMSFFSIDEVKRALKVAIDFYNNERPHMSLDWKTPAQAALCTGELKKKWKSHREIALKALAA; encoded by the coding sequence GTGAGTAGGCTTTACACTCGCGACGCGAAGGCTTATCCTGTCACGTCGCAGTGTGAGCTGCTTGGTGTGAGTACACAGGCCTACTACAAACACGGCAACAGTCAGATGCGTAAGCTCGCAGAAGAGACATTTGTAGTGGAGTTTATCAAGAATATCCGCAAGAAGGACCGCGGCATGGGCGGTGGTCCGCTGTGGCATAAGTATACAGATACATTCGGCGAGGAACACAGTGTGGGCTACAACCGTTTCTACGACATCATTGACAAATACGGCTTGAAGGTGCGCAAGAAGAAGCGTCGTACCAGGACAACGGACTCCGACCACGACCTGCCCTTGTATCCCAACCTTGTGAAGAAGCTCATCCCGTTACGTCCCAACCAACTATGGGTGAGCGACATCACCTATATGGTCGTCTATCTCAATGGCCAGACTGGCGAGTACGATTTCTGCTACCTGTCGCTGGTGACGGACTACTATACGAAAGAGATTATCGGCTGGTGCGTGGGCGATACGCTGGAGGCCAAGTTTGCCATTAACGCGCTCAACATGGCTTTGAAGCGTCTTGGCGGAAATCCTGCCCATGACCTCATCCACCACTCTGACCGCGGCGTCCAATACGCCAGCTACGCCTATACGGATATTCTGAAAGCAAACAATATCAAGATCAGCATGACTGAGTGTGGAGATCCCAAGGAGAATGCAGTAGCCGAACGTGTCAACGGCATTATCAAGAACGAATTGCTTATGGACATGTCGTTTTTCTCTATTGATGAGGTAAAAAGAGCCCTGAAAGTAGCTATTGACTTCTATAACAACGAGCGTCCACATATGAGCCTTGACTGGAAAACACCAGCTCAGGCTGCTCTCTGTACTGGCGAATTGAAGAAGAAATGGAAGAGTCACAGAGAAATTGCACTCAAAGCTTTGGCTGCATAA
- a CDS encoding SulP family inorganic anion transporter — MQTFDFKPKMISALKNYNKQTFMADLMAGLIVGIVALPLAIAFGIASGVSPEKGIITAIVAGFVISALGGSKVQIGGPTGAFIVIVAGIINQYGMQGLTIATLMAGVFLIGFGLLRLGTIIKYIPYPIIVGFTSGIAVTIFTTQVKDLLGMQMTDVPSDFIEKWIAYFQNLTHIDPWSTGVGLASIAIIATTPKLSKRIPGSLIAIIVMTIVVLLLKQYAGITTIETIGDRFSISSELPDAVVPELSWETIKGLVAPALTIAILGAIESLLSATVADGVIGDHHNSNTELIGQGVANIVSPIFGGIPATGAIARTMTNINNGGRSPIAGIVHAAVLLLIFLFLMPLAKYIPMACLAGVLVVVSYGMSGWRSFSALMRNPKSDVTVLLLTFFLTIIFDLTIAIEVGIVCACLLFMKRMSETTDVKAVYDEIDLNEDADMERGNLEHLTIPAGVEVYEINGPYFFGAGNKFEDLMGRFGDRPKVRIIRMRKVPFIDSTGLHNLENMCLMSQREGITVVLSGVNEKVEAVLNRNGFPKLLGEENICNHIDLALARARDIVEK; from the coding sequence ATGCAAACTTTCGATTTCAAGCCGAAGATGATTTCGGCTCTTAAGAACTACAACAAACAGACATTCATGGCCGACCTCATGGCCGGTCTTATTGTGGGCATCGTGGCCCTGCCATTGGCCATTGCCTTTGGTATTGCCAGCGGCGTATCGCCCGAGAAGGGTATCATCACCGCCATCGTAGCCGGTTTCGTCATCTCGGCCCTGGGTGGCAGTAAGGTGCAGATTGGTGGTCCCACTGGTGCGTTCATCGTCATCGTGGCAGGCATCATCAATCAGTACGGCATGCAGGGTCTCACCATTGCCACACTCATGGCAGGTGTGTTCCTCATTGGCTTTGGTCTGCTGCGTCTGGGCACCATCATCAAGTACATCCCCTACCCCATTATCGTGGGTTTCACCAGCGGTATTGCCGTGACTATCTTCACCACACAGGTGAAAGACCTGCTGGGCATGCAGATGACCGATGTTCCCAGCGACTTCATTGAGAAGTGGATTGCCTATTTCCAGAACCTCACCCACATCGACCCCTGGAGCACAGGCGTGGGACTGGCCAGCATTGCCATCATTGCCACAACGCCTAAGTTAAGCAAGCGCATTCCTGGTTCGCTGATTGCCATCATCGTGATGACCATCGTTGTGCTGCTGCTGAAGCAGTATGCCGGCATCACCACCATCGAGACCATTGGCGACCGCTTCAGCATCTCGTCAGAACTGCCCGATGCCGTAGTGCCCGAGTTGTCGTGGGAGACTATCAAAGGCCTGGTTGCCCCAGCATTGACCATCGCCATCCTCGGCGCCATCGAGAGTCTGCTCTCAGCCACTGTGGCCGACGGTGTCATTGGCGATCATCACAATTCTAACACAGAGCTCATTGGTCAGGGTGTGGCCAACATCGTGTCGCCCATCTTCGGCGGTATCCCTGCCACAGGCGCCATCGCCCGTACCATGACCAATATTAATAATGGTGGACGCTCACCCATCGCAGGTATTGTGCACGCCGCTGTGCTGCTGCTCATCTTCCTGTTCCTGATGCCCCTGGCCAAATACATCCCCATGGCCTGTCTGGCTGGTGTGCTGGTGGTAGTGAGCTATGGCATGAGTGGCTGGCGTTCGTTCTCGGCCCTGATGCGCAATCCCAAGAGCGATGTCACCGTGTTGCTGCTCACGTTCTTCCTCACCATCATCTTCGACCTCACCATCGCCATCGAGGTGGGCATCGTCTGCGCATGTCTGCTGTTCATGAAGCGCATGAGCGAGACAACCGATGTGAAGGCTGTCTACGACGAGATCGACCTGAACGAGGATGCTGACATGGAGCGTGGCAACCTGGAGCACCTCACCATTCCCGCTGGTGTCGAGGTTTACGAGATCAACGGTCCCTACTTCTTTGGTGCTGGTAATAAGTTCGAGGATCTGATGGGCCGCTTCGGCGACCGTCCCAAGGTGCGCATCATCCGCATGCGTAAGGTGCCCTTTATCGACTCAACTGGCTTGCACAACCTCGAGAACATGTGCCTGATGAGTCAGCGAGAAGGCATCACCGTGGTCCTCTCAGGTGTCAACGAGAAGGTGGAGGCTGTGCTCAATCGCAACGGATTCCCCAAACTTCTTGGCGAAGAGAACATCTGCAACCACATTGACCTGGCACTGGCTCGTGCCCGTGATATCGTGGAAAAATAA
- the mfd gene encoding transcription-repair coupling factor yields the protein MNIQELQTLYAMKPQVAALAKSIEKSSIKTISLDGLLASAIPMTFSALAQKVSSKLLFVMQDADEAGYLYHDLCQIMGDKQVLFFPSSYKRAIKYGQKDPASEILRTEVLSHATHHDLLYIVTYPEALAEMVVTRKQLDARRLTLTQDQSISVDSICKTLREFGFREVDYVYEPGQFALRGSILDVYSYSHEFPFRLDFFGNDIDSIRTFEVENQLSKERCNSVDIVPELTAVEEKESILKFLPQDTLLVMRDQQFIRESIERIYQEGFSQQALQERMAEATEMEQRQIEKEMQRDSQIITGSQFANDAEPFRTILLKEDKSAAVIHFNTKPQPLFHKNFELLSQTLEDYLLRGFKLYILADSAKQQERLKDIFAEMKQGIEFIPVDKTLHEGFIDDDARLCLFTDHQIFDRFHKYNLKSDKARSGKVALTLKEIQQFEVGDYVVHVDHGIGKFGGLVRMPLQDGGFQEMIKIIYQRGDAIYVSIHSLYKVSKYKSQDDGQQPRMSTLGTGQWERLKERTKKHIKDIARDLIKLYAARKHQKGFAFSHDTYLQHELEASFLYEDTPDQLKATQDVKADMEMQKPMDRLVCGDVGFGKTEVAVRAAFKAAVDGKQVAVMVPTTVLAYQHYRTFLGRLKNMPVRVDYLTRARTTKQTTALLKDLAEGKVDILIGTHKLISKSVKFKDLGLLIIDEEQKFGVSTKEKLRQMKTNVDTLTMSATPIPRTLQFSLVGARDLSVIQTPPPNRYPIQTEIHTFSAEIVTDAINFEMSRNGQVYFVNNRISDLTHIAEMIKKYIPDCRIAIGHGQMKPEELEKIILDFSNYDYDVLLSTTIVENGIDIPNANTIIINSAQYFGLSDLHQMRGRVGRGNRKAFCYLLAPPLSALPVDSRRRLEALENFSDLGSGINIAMQDLDIRGAGNLLGAEQSGFISDLGYETYQKILNEAMAELRNEEPEMEAANESSNSRESRIPSQSNFSGDFVADCNLESDLEMYFPDQYVPSDSERMLLYRELDNTRNDQELEAYRQRLVDRFGPLPPQAEELLLVVALRRYGKSLGCEKIMLKQGRMFLYFVSNARSPFYQSEAFGRIIEYATTNVRRCNLREQNGKRSMVVTDVPTVGEAVNVLKAI from the coding sequence ATGAATATACAAGAACTACAGACACTCTATGCCATGAAGCCCCAGGTGGCAGCACTGGCAAAATCCATCGAGAAATCATCCATCAAAACGATTTCCCTCGACGGCCTGCTGGCCTCGGCAATACCCATGACGTTTAGCGCACTGGCACAGAAAGTCAGCAGCAAACTGCTGTTTGTGATGCAGGATGCCGATGAGGCAGGCTATCTCTACCACGACCTCTGTCAGATTATGGGCGACAAGCAGGTGCTTTTCTTCCCATCCAGTTACAAACGTGCCATCAAATACGGTCAGAAAGACCCAGCCAGCGAGATTCTTCGCACAGAGGTCCTTTCGCATGCCACCCATCACGACCTATTATATATTGTCACCTATCCTGAGGCATTGGCCGAGATGGTGGTGACGCGCAAGCAGTTGGATGCCCGTCGTCTGACACTGACACAAGACCAGAGCATCAGCGTGGACAGCATCTGCAAGACCCTGCGTGAGTTTGGTTTCCGCGAGGTTGACTATGTCTATGAACCTGGTCAGTTTGCCTTGCGTGGCTCCATCCTCGATGTCTATTCCTACAGTCATGAGTTTCCTTTCCGTCTTGATTTCTTTGGCAACGATATCGACTCCATCCGCACCTTCGAGGTTGAGAACCAGCTGTCGAAGGAGCGCTGCAACAGCGTGGACATCGTGCCAGAGCTCACGGCCGTAGAAGAGAAAGAGTCTATTCTGAAGTTCTTGCCACAGGACACCCTGCTGGTGATGCGCGACCAGCAGTTTATTCGCGAGTCCATCGAGCGCATCTATCAGGAGGGTTTCTCTCAGCAGGCCCTGCAGGAGCGCATGGCCGAGGCCACCGAGATGGAGCAGCGCCAGATTGAGAAGGAGATGCAGCGCGACAGCCAGATTATCACTGGCAGTCAGTTTGCCAACGATGCTGAGCCCTTCAGAACAATCCTCCTGAAGGAAGACAAGAGCGCTGCCGTCATCCACTTCAACACCAAGCCGCAGCCCCTGTTCCATAAGAACTTCGAACTACTCTCCCAGACGCTGGAGGACTATCTGCTTCGAGGCTTCAAACTCTATATCCTGGCCGACAGCGCTAAGCAGCAGGAGCGCCTGAAGGACATCTTTGCCGAGATGAAGCAGGGTATCGAGTTTATCCCTGTCGACAAGACCCTTCACGAGGGCTTTATCGACGACGATGCCCGTCTTTGCCTGTTCACCGACCACCAGATATTCGACCGTTTCCATAAGTACAACCTCAAGAGCGACAAGGCCCGTAGCGGCAAGGTGGCCCTGACACTGAAGGAGATTCAACAGTTTGAGGTGGGCGACTATGTGGTGCATGTGGACCACGGCATCGGCAAGTTTGGCGGACTGGTCAGGATGCCGTTGCAGGACGGTGGTTTCCAGGAGATGATTAAGATCATCTACCAGCGTGGCGACGCCATCTATGTGAGCATCCACTCTTTATATAAAGTATCGAAATACAAGTCGCAGGACGATGGTCAGCAGCCTCGCATGTCGACACTGGGCACTGGTCAGTGGGAACGACTGAAAGAGCGCACCAAGAAGCACATCAAGGACATTGCTCGCGACCTCATCAAACTCTATGCCGCACGCAAGCATCAAAAGGGCTTTGCCTTCAGTCACGACACCTACCTGCAGCACGAGCTCGAGGCCTCGTTCCTCTATGAGGACACCCCAGACCAGCTGAAGGCCACACAGGACGTGAAGGCCGACATGGAGATGCAGAAACCCATGGACCGACTGGTTTGCGGCGATGTGGGCTTTGGCAAGACCGAGGTGGCCGTGCGCGCTGCCTTCAAGGCGGCTGTCGACGGCAAGCAGGTGGCCGTGATGGTGCCCACCACCGTACTGGCCTATCAGCACTATCGCACCTTCCTGGGACGCTTGAAGAACATGCCTGTCAGGGTGGACTATCTCACACGTGCTCGCACCACCAAGCAGACCACAGCCCTTCTCAAGGACCTGGCAGAGGGTAAGGTGGACATCCTCATCGGCACACATAAGCTCATCAGCAAGAGCGTGAAGTTCAAGGACTTAGGCCTCCTTATCATCGACGAGGAGCAGAAGTTCGGCGTGTCGACAAAAGAAAAGCTGCGCCAGATGAAGACCAACGTCGACACCCTCACCATGAGTGCCACGCCTATCCCTCGCACCCTGCAGTTCTCGCTGGTGGGTGCGCGCGACCTGAGTGTCATCCAGACGCCACCACCCAACCGCTATCCCATTCAGACAGAGATACATACCTTCTCGGCAGAGATTGTCACCGATGCCATCAACTTCGAGATGAGTCGCAACGGACAGGTCTATTTCGTCAACAACCGCATCAGCGACCTGACCCACATTGCCGAGATGATTAAGAAGTACATCCCTGACTGTCGCATCGCCATTGGCCACGGTCAGATGAAGCCTGAGGAACTGGAAAAAATCATCCTCGACTTCTCGAACTACGACTACGACGTGCTGCTCTCGACGACCATCGTGGAGAACGGCATCGACATCCCCAACGCCAACACCATTATTATTAACAGTGCCCAATACTTTGGTCTCAGCGACCTGCACCAGATGCGTGGCCGTGTGGGCCGTGGCAACCGCAAGGCCTTTTGCTATCTGCTGGCGCCCCCACTCTCGGCCCTGCCCGTTGACAGCCGCCGACGCCTGGAGGCACTCGAGAACTTCTCCGACCTGGGCAGTGGCATCAACATCGCCATGCAAGACCTCGACATCCGTGGTGCAGGCAACCTGCTGGGTGCCGAGCAGAGCGGCTTCATCTCAGACCTGGGCTACGAGACCTATCAGAAGATTCTGAACGAGGCGATGGCAGAGTTGAGGAACGAGGAGCCCGAGATGGAAGCAGCCAATGAATCCAGTAATTCTAGAGAATCCAGAATACCCAGTCAGTCTAATTTCTCTGGCGACTTTGTTGCCGACTGCAACCTCGAGTCCGACCTCGAGATGTACTTCCCCGACCAGTATGTGCCCAGCGACTCAGAGCGCATGCTGCTCTATCGCGAACTGGACAACACGCGCAATGACCAGGAGTTGGAGGCCTATCGCCAGCGCCTCGTCGACCGTTTTGGTCCATTGCCTCCACAGGCCGAGGAGCTATTGCTGGTGGTGGCCCTTCGTCGCTACGGCAAAAGTCTGGGTTGCGAGAAGATCATGCTGAAGCAAGGCCGCATGTTCCTCTATTTCGTGAGCAACGCCCGCAGCCCGTTCTATCAGAGCGAAGCCTTCGGTCGCATCATAGAATACGCAACCACCAACGTGCGTCGCTGTAACCTGCGTGAGCAGAACGGCAAGCGCTCGATGGTGGTCACGGATGTGCCCACAGTGGGCGAGGCGGTTAACGTGTTGAAAGCGATATAG
- a CDS encoding polyprenol monophosphomannose synthase gives MNTSDSIVIIPTYNEKENIEKIIRAVFGLEKCFHILIIDDGSPDGTANIVKGLIASEFSDRLFIVERRGKLGLGTAYIAGFKWALEHDYEYVFEMDADFSHDPNDLPRLYAACHDEGNDVAIGSRYITGVNVVNWPMGRVLMSYFASKYVQFVTGFPIHDTTAGFKCYKRRVLETIELDKVRFKGYGFQIEMKFTAWRIGFKIKEVPVIFVNRQEGTSKMSGGIFGEAFFGVMRLRWDGWTRKYPQIKN, from the coding sequence ATGAATACAAGCGACAGTATTGTCATTATTCCTACTTACAACGAGAAGGAAAATATTGAGAAGATTATCCGAGCCGTCTTTGGCTTGGAGAAGTGCTTCCACATTCTGATTATCGATGATGGTTCGCCCGATGGTACCGCCAATATTGTGAAAGGCTTGATAGCCAGTGAGTTTAGTGACCGACTCTTTATCGTGGAGCGTCGCGGAAAACTGGGATTGGGCACTGCCTATATTGCAGGATTTAAGTGGGCCTTGGAGCACGACTATGAGTATGTCTTTGAGATGGATGCTGACTTCAGTCACGATCCTAACGACCTGCCTCGCCTCTATGCTGCCTGTCACGATGAGGGCAATGACGTGGCCATCGGTTCGCGTTATATCACTGGTGTGAATGTGGTTAACTGGCCGATGGGACGTGTGTTGATGAGCTATTTTGCCTCGAAGTATGTACAGTTTGTAACGGGCTTCCCCATCCACGACACCACTGCAGGATTCAAGTGCTACAAGCGTCGTGTGCTGGAGACCATCGAACTCGACAAGGTGCGTTTCAAGGGCTATGGCTTCCAGATTGAGATGAAGTTCACAGCCTGGCGCATTGGCTTTAAGATCAAGGAGGTGCCTGTCATCTTCGTGAACCGTCAGGAGGGTACCAGTAAGATGTCGGGTGGCATCTTTGGTGAGGCTTTCTTCGGCGTGATGCGTCTGCGCTGGGATGGCTGGACACGTAAGTATCCGCAGATTAAGAACTAA
- a CDS encoding 1-acyl-sn-glycerol-3-phosphate acyltransferase, with amino-acid sequence MKYLYYTYQLFIAFPLTVVVTVIITSAIIIGAALGFGHFWGNYPPRWWARIILWLFLIPVRVEGRERLDKKESYVFVANHQGAFDIFLIYGHLNRHFKWMMKHQLRKIPFVGFACAKTHQIFVDKRGPKKIKATYDQARQTLQGGTSLTVFPEGSRTFTGHMGIFKKGAFMLADELQLPVVPLTINGSFNIMPRMRDMKFVHWHRLTLTIHDPIYPVGQGNENVEATKNQAYDSVMSSLVPEYQGFVENPDQ; translated from the coding sequence ATGAAATATCTTTATTACACCTATCAGTTATTCATTGCATTCCCACTGACAGTCGTTGTCACAGTTATCATCACCAGCGCCATCATCATCGGTGCAGCCCTGGGCTTCGGCCATTTCTGGGGCAACTACCCTCCCCGTTGGTGGGCGCGCATCATTCTATGGCTGTTTCTGATTCCCGTCCGTGTGGAAGGACGCGAGCGATTGGATAAGAAAGAGTCGTATGTCTTCGTAGCCAACCACCAGGGTGCTTTCGATATCTTCCTCATCTACGGTCATCTGAACCGCCACTTCAAGTGGATGATGAAACACCAGTTGCGCAAGATTCCCTTTGTAGGCTTTGCCTGCGCCAAGACACACCAGATCTTTGTAGACAAGCGCGGCCCAAAGAAGATCAAGGCCACCTACGACCAGGCACGCCAGACGCTGCAGGGAGGCACCAGTCTCACCGTATTCCCAGAGGGTTCACGCACATTCACTGGTCACATGGGCATCTTCAAGAAGGGCGCCTTCATGCTGGCCGACGAGTTGCAGTTGCCTGTGGTGCCCCTGACCATTAACGGCTCGTTCAACATCATGCCTCGTATGCGCGACATGAAGTTTGTTCATTGGCATCGCCTCACACTGACCATCCACGACCCCATCTATCCCGTGGGTCAGGGTAACGAGAACGTAGAGGCGACAAAGAACCAGGCCTACGACAGTGTGATGTCATCCCTTGTTCCAGAATATCAAGGATTCGTTGAGAATCCAGACCAATAA
- a CDS encoding metallophosphoesterase: MSSIFTTTYTRLDPDTYIYITWAVFLILTVLVGYLWRHSKRRWIKWATAAPLLFLWLVFLYGTYIGVNEFKVRHIELAFDDLPEAFDGYKIVQFSDAHVGTLTGWRQALLKEAIDSINAQDADLVAFTGDLQNKIPSEILPVMDLLKSIKAKDGVYSVIGNHDYPMYFKGTEIEKYDSMNVRVALEEELGWQLLVNERRSIRRGKERILIAGMDNDGDGDHFPQNGDLQETLYGMSRNDFVVMLEHDPSSWGRKILRHSHTQLTLSGHTHGGQLSFLGLSPASLKYRESYGLYHMDGRYLYVTSGLSGLIPFRFGIPAEIAVITLRKKK; the protein is encoded by the coding sequence ATGAGTAGTATATTTACCACCACCTATACCAGATTAGATCCAGACACCTACATATATATTACTTGGGCTGTATTCCTGATACTGACAGTCTTGGTAGGATACTTGTGGCGACATAGCAAACGCCGCTGGATAAAATGGGCCACGGCCGCTCCCCTGCTCTTCCTGTGGTTGGTCTTTCTGTATGGCACCTATATTGGGGTCAACGAGTTCAAGGTCCGTCACATAGAACTGGCCTTCGACGACCTGCCAGAAGCCTTCGATGGCTATAAGATTGTGCAGTTCAGCGATGCCCATGTAGGCACACTGACAGGCTGGCGCCAGGCCCTGTTAAAAGAGGCCATTGATAGCATCAATGCCCAGGATGCCGATCTGGTGGCATTCACTGGCGACCTGCAGAACAAGATTCCCAGCGAGATTCTGCCAGTCATGGACCTTCTGAAAAGCATCAAGGCCAAGGATGGCGTTTATTCCGTCATCGGCAATCACGACTATCCCATGTATTTCAAAGGCACAGAGATCGAGAAGTACGACTCCATGAATGTACGTGTGGCTTTAGAAGAGGAGTTGGGCTGGCAACTGCTGGTCAACGAGCGTCGCTCCATTCGCAGGGGGAAGGAGAGAATCCTGATTGCAGGTATGGACAACGATGGCGATGGCGACCATTTCCCTCAGAACGGCGACTTGCAAGAAACCCTCTACGGCATGAGTCGCAACGACTTTGTGGTGATGCTCGAGCACGACCCCTCATCGTGGGGCAGAAAGATTCTGCGCCATAGTCACACCCAGCTCACCCTGAGTGGCCATACTCATGGCGGCCAGCTCTCTTTCCTTGGTCTTTCACCAGCATCCCTCAAGTATCGTGAGTCGTATGGCCTTTACCACATGGACGGCCGTTATCTCTATGTCACCAGCGGACTATCGGGCCTCATTCCCTTCCGTTTTGGCATCCCTGCAGAGATAGCTGTTATCACATTAAGAAAAAAGAAGTAA